The Cronobacter sakazakii genome has a window encoding:
- the hslJ gene encoding heat shock protein HslJ, which yields MKKILFTLLAGMTLAGCQNTATSNVTPETLQHHRYVLQTVNGAPLDSTHRVPELSFGERMHVSGSMCNRFMGQGELHGDTLKVQGLASTRMLCAEPQLNELDKLMNEMLSQGATVSVEKQQLTLKYRQYSLVYKLADLMS from the coding sequence ATGAAAAAAATCCTTTTCACCTTGCTGGCGGGAATGACGCTCGCCGGTTGCCAGAACACGGCGACGTCAAACGTGACGCCTGAAACGCTGCAACACCACCGCTACGTGCTGCAAACCGTCAACGGCGCGCCGCTCGACTCAACGCACCGCGTGCCGGAGCTGAGCTTTGGCGAGCGTATGCATGTCTCCGGCAGCATGTGCAACCGCTTTATGGGTCAGGGTGAACTGCATGGCGATACGCTGAAGGTGCAGGGGCTCGCGTCAACGCGCATGCTGTGCGCCGAGCCGCAGCTCAACGAGCTGGATAAGCTGATGAATGAGATGTTAAGCCAGGGAGCGACGGTGAGCGTGGAGAAACAGCAGCTCACCCTGAAATACCGCCAGTACAGTCTGGTCTATAAACTGGCGGATCTGATGTCGTAA
- a CDS encoding 2-hydroxyacid dehydrogenase: protein MKLAVYSTKQYDKKYLQHVNQEYGFDLEFYDFLLTERTAKTAIHCDGVCIFVNDDASRPVLEELKKHGVKFIALRCAGFNNVDLDAAKELGLKVVRVPAYSPEAVAEHAVGMMMCLNRRIHRAYQRTRDANFNLEGLTGFTMYGKTAGVIGTGKIGVAALRILKGFGMRLLAFDPYPSAAALEIGVEYVDLPTLLAESDVISLHCPLTPENYHLLNQSAFEQMKDGVMIINTSRGALIDSQAAIEALKRQKIGALGMDVYENERDLFFEDKSNDVIQDDVFRRLSACHNVLFTGHQAFLTEEALISISETTLGNLRQLEQGQPCPNELV, encoded by the coding sequence ATGAAACTGGCGGTTTATAGCACAAAGCAGTACGACAAAAAGTATTTGCAGCATGTTAACCAGGAATATGGCTTCGATCTTGAATTTTATGACTTCCTGTTAACCGAGCGCACGGCGAAAACCGCCATTCATTGCGACGGCGTCTGCATTTTCGTTAACGACGACGCCAGCCGCCCGGTGCTGGAAGAGCTGAAAAAGCATGGCGTGAAATTTATCGCGCTGCGCTGCGCGGGCTTTAACAACGTCGATCTCGACGCGGCAAAAGAGCTGGGGCTGAAAGTCGTTCGCGTGCCGGCTTACTCACCGGAAGCCGTGGCTGAACACGCGGTGGGCATGATGATGTGTCTCAACCGCCGCATTCACCGCGCGTATCAGCGCACCCGCGACGCTAACTTTAACCTCGAAGGGCTGACCGGCTTTACAATGTACGGCAAAACCGCAGGCGTTATCGGCACCGGTAAAATCGGCGTCGCGGCGCTGCGCATTCTGAAAGGCTTTGGCATGCGCCTGCTGGCGTTCGATCCGTACCCGAGCGCCGCCGCGCTGGAGATTGGCGTGGAATATGTCGACCTGCCGACCCTGCTGGCGGAATCGGATGTCATCAGCCTCCACTGTCCGCTGACGCCGGAAAACTACCACCTGCTGAACCAGAGCGCGTTCGAGCAGATGAAAGACGGCGTAATGATCATCAACACCAGCCGCGGTGCTTTGATCGATTCCCAGGCCGCGATTGAAGCGCTCAAACGCCAGAAAATCGGCGCGCTGGGGATGGACGTGTATGAAAACGAACGCGATCTTTTCTTTGAAGATAAATCTAACGATGTGATTCAGGATGACGTGTTCCGCCGTCTTTCCGCCTGCCACAACGTGCTGTTCACCGGCCACCAGGCGTTTCTGACGGAAGAGGCGCTGATCAGCATTTCTGAAACCACGCTTGGAAATCTGCGCCAGCTGGAACAGGGCCAGCCCTGCCCGAACGAGCTGGTGTAA
- a CDS encoding YdbH family protein → MKGKYRAVIALLLLVVLLPLALLLTAGYWLPTLAGVWLPQGTRIALEQRPRLTRSAIVLPDLRYFAGDCELAHAQHVVLSHPTRWRLHLDALTLNTSCFSAIPDDPAPGAPRTLAQWQTMLPESEVEIARLKLADLPDYVGTLQASLSPQTQRIAFTGDKLDVSARLEGQALKVERLRLHLFDGQPPVSLLGDFTLALMPDGIPTKGETQARFSLPQAPHGARAEVTWRGGEGQLLLFAQDDPDPLLDLPWQAGHDSFAFSDGRWRWPYEGFPLSGRAALRVENWRGGLDAARISGRVNVVTQGNAGKGNAVMTFGPGTLSLRESAMPLRITGEAKQDALAFYASLPAMLRGPLLSPALHFLPGALLRSRGRVIDALNIEEIRWPLAGVTVTEKGIDGRLQAIARASEPGQGDMLLHLDGRAEDFLPDAGLWRWRYWGNGTFEPMRSRWSVGGRGEWRDEVITLSELNTRFDKWQYGSLTVDHPQLALSTPVRWARGAATQALEGALKLDAGATRFTSGASLPPSTLNFSVQGRDPSAFQFKGDLHAGEIGPVRVNGRWDGERLRGQAWWSPQPLAVFQPLLPPDWKLLLRDGGFYAQVAFSAAAGQGFEAGGHGVVKQGSAWTKDNQFNGVDFVLPFRFRDSTWQLGTRGPVRLNIAEIQSQVPARDITASLQGSYPWSEASPLVLSDVSASLLGGKIRMQQLRLPQHTAALLRLENISSSELITATNVKQVALSGAINGALPLWVDNPQWIVHDGWLTSPGPLTLRMDKEMADAMARDNAAAAAAVNWLRYMEISRSWTRLDVDNLGVLRMRSEFQGESHVDGKTSGVRLNYQHQENLFTLWRSLRFGDNLQSWLEQHATLPAARCKATSGKTCEEQP, encoded by the coding sequence ATGAAGGGTAAATACAGAGCCGTCATCGCTTTATTACTTCTGGTTGTGCTGCTGCCTCTGGCGCTGCTGTTAACCGCGGGCTACTGGCTGCCGACGCTCGCGGGCGTCTGGCTGCCGCAGGGAACGCGCATCGCGCTGGAGCAGCGCCCGCGCCTGACCCGCTCCGCTATTGTGCTGCCGGATCTGCGTTATTTCGCGGGCGATTGCGAACTCGCCCACGCGCAACATGTCGTGTTGAGCCACCCGACGCGCTGGCGGCTGCATCTGGACGCTCTCACGCTCAACACCAGCTGCTTCAGCGCCATACCTGACGACCCCGCGCCCGGCGCGCCGCGCACGCTCGCCCAGTGGCAGACGATGCTGCCGGAAAGCGAGGTGGAGATAGCGCGCCTTAAACTCGCCGACCTGCCGGACTATGTCGGCACACTGCAGGCGAGCCTCAGCCCGCAGACGCAGCGCATTGCCTTTACCGGCGACAAGCTGGACGTGAGCGCCAGGCTTGAAGGGCAGGCGTTGAAGGTGGAGCGCCTGCGTCTGCACCTCTTTGACGGCCAGCCGCCGGTGTCGCTGCTCGGCGATTTCACGCTCGCGCTGATGCCGGATGGCATTCCGACCAAAGGCGAGACGCAGGCGCGGTTTTCACTCCCCCAGGCGCCGCATGGCGCTCGCGCTGAGGTCACGTGGCGCGGCGGCGAAGGGCAGCTATTACTCTTTGCGCAGGACGATCCCGATCCGCTGCTCGATCTCCCGTGGCAGGCCGGTCACGATTCGTTTGCTTTCAGCGACGGGCGCTGGCGCTGGCCGTATGAGGGCTTTCCGCTAAGCGGCCGCGCCGCGCTTCGCGTGGAGAACTGGCGCGGCGGGCTGGATGCCGCGCGCATCAGCGGACGTGTGAATGTGGTGACGCAGGGGAATGCCGGGAAGGGCAACGCGGTGATGACCTTCGGCCCTGGCACCCTGAGCCTGCGCGAGAGCGCGATGCCGCTGCGCATCACCGGCGAGGCGAAACAGGACGCGCTGGCGTTTTACGCAAGCCTCCCCGCCATGCTGCGCGGCCCGCTGCTCTCGCCTGCGCTGCATTTTCTGCCGGGCGCACTGTTGCGCTCGCGCGGGCGAGTTATTGATGCGCTCAATATTGAAGAGATCCGCTGGCCGCTCGCGGGCGTGACGGTGACGGAAAAGGGCATTGACGGGCGTTTGCAGGCCATCGCGCGCGCCAGCGAGCCGGGTCAGGGCGATATGCTGCTGCATCTGGATGGCCGCGCCGAGGATTTTCTGCCCGATGCGGGCCTGTGGCGCTGGCGCTACTGGGGCAACGGCACCTTTGAACCGATGCGGTCGCGCTGGTCTGTCGGCGGGCGCGGCGAGTGGCGCGACGAGGTGATCACGCTCAGCGAACTCAACACGCGTTTCGACAAATGGCAGTACGGGAGCCTGACGGTCGACCATCCGCAACTGGCGCTGAGCACACCGGTGCGCTGGGCGCGGGGAGCCGCGACTCAGGCGCTGGAGGGCGCGCTGAAGCTGGATGCCGGCGCCACGCGCTTTACCAGCGGCGCCAGCCTGCCGCCGTCAACGCTTAATTTCAGCGTCCAGGGGCGCGATCCGAGCGCGTTCCAGTTTAAAGGCGATCTGCATGCGGGTGAGATTGGCCCGGTGCGCGTCAATGGCCGCTGGGATGGCGAGCGCCTGCGCGGTCAGGCCTGGTGGTCGCCGCAGCCGCTCGCCGTCTTCCAGCCGCTGCTCCCGCCAGACTGGAAGCTGTTGCTGCGCGACGGCGGTTTTTACGCGCAGGTGGCGTTTTCCGCCGCGGCAGGCCAGGGATTCGAGGCGGGCGGTCACGGCGTGGTGAAACAGGGCAGCGCCTGGACCAAAGACAACCAGTTTAACGGCGTGGACTTCGTGCTGCCGTTCCGCTTTCGCGATTCGACCTGGCAGCTCGGCACGCGCGGGCCGGTGCGGCTGAATATCGCGGAGATCCAAAGCCAGGTGCCGGCGCGGGATATTACGGCGTCACTCCAGGGCAGCTATCCGTGGAGCGAGGCGAGCCCGCTGGTGTTAAGCGACGTCAGCGCGTCGCTGCTCGGCGGCAAAATTCGTATGCAGCAGTTGCGCCTGCCGCAGCACACAGCGGCGCTGCTGCGCCTGGAAAATATCTCGTCGAGCGAGCTGATCACCGCGACCAACGTCAAACAGGTGGCGCTCTCCGGTGCCATTAACGGCGCGCTGCCGCTGTGGGTCGATAACCCGCAATGGATTGTGCATGACGGCTGGCTCACCAGCCCCGGCCCGCTGACGCTGCGCATGGATAAAGAGATGGCGGACGCGATGGCGCGGGATAACGCGGCGGCCGCGGCGGCGGTCAACTGGCTGCGCTATATGGAAATCTCCCGCTCCTGGACGCGGCTGGATGTTGATAATCTCGGCGTGCTGCGCATGCGCTCGGAGTTCCAGGGCGAAAGCCACGTGGACGGCAAAACCAGCGGCGTGCGGCTTAACTATCAGCATCAGGAAAATCTATTCACGCTGTGGCGCAGCTTGCGTTTCGGCGATAATTTACAGTCCTGGCTTGAGCAACACGCGACGCTGCCCGCCGCGCGTTGCAAGGCAACGTCAGGGAAGACCTGCGAGGAACAACCATGA
- a CDS encoding YnbE family lipoprotein, with product MKTAITLMAGVIILALCGCTPRIEVAAPKEPITINMNVKIEHDIHIKVDKDVEALLQSRSDLF from the coding sequence ATGAAAACCGCAATCACGCTGATGGCAGGCGTCATCATCCTGGCACTGTGCGGCTGTACGCCGCGTATTGAGGTGGCGGCGCCCAAAGAGCCGATTACCATTAATATGAACGTCAAAATTGAACATGATATCCATATTAAAGTGGATAAAGACGTCGAAGCGTTGCTGCAAAGCCGCAGCGATCTCTTCTGA
- a CDS encoding YdbL family protein — MKSLLVVMLALLLASPVSYALTLDEARAQGRVSETFTGYLAPVAQDAETAALVARINQARAESYRDVAQQNGLPVDEVAKMAGQKLVARSKPGEYVRGINGRWMKK; from the coding sequence ATGAAAAGCCTGCTGGTCGTGATGCTGGCGCTGCTGCTGGCAAGCCCCGTCAGCTACGCGCTGACGCTTGACGAGGCCCGCGCGCAAGGGCGCGTGAGCGAAACGTTCACCGGTTATCTTGCGCCGGTGGCGCAGGATGCGGAAACGGCGGCGCTGGTGGCGCGCATTAATCAGGCGCGGGCTGAAAGCTACCGCGACGTCGCCCAACAGAACGGATTGCCGGTCGATGAAGTGGCGAAAATGGCAGGGCAGAAGCTGGTGGCGCGCAGTAAACCCGGCGAATATGTGCGCGGCATTAATGGCCGGTGGATGAAAAAATAA
- the azoR gene encoding FMN-dependent NADH-azoreductase, translated as MSKVLVLKSSILAGYSQSNQLSDYFVEQWREKHSADEITVRDLAANPVPVLDGELVGALRPSDAPLTPRQQDALSLSDELIAELQAHDVIVIAAPMYNFNIPTQLKNYFDLVARAGVTFRYTEKGPEGLVTGKRAIVLTSRGGIHKDTPTDLVTPYLSLFLGFIGITDVNFVFAEGVAYGPEMATKAQSDAKAAIDALVSA; from the coding sequence ATGAGCAAAGTACTCGTTCTGAAGTCCAGTATTCTGGCAGGTTACTCCCAGTCCAACCAGCTTTCCGACTACTTCGTGGAGCAGTGGCGTGAAAAGCACAGCGCGGATGAAATCACCGTGCGCGACCTGGCGGCAAACCCGGTGCCGGTACTGGATGGCGAGCTGGTTGGTGCCCTGCGCCCGTCAGACGCGCCGCTGACCCCGCGTCAGCAGGACGCGCTCTCGCTCTCTGATGAACTGATTGCTGAGCTGCAGGCGCATGACGTGATTGTTATTGCGGCGCCGATGTACAATTTCAACATCCCGACCCAGCTGAAAAACTATTTTGACCTAGTGGCCCGCGCTGGCGTAACGTTCCGCTACACCGAGAAAGGCCCGGAAGGTCTGGTAACCGGCAAGCGCGCTATCGTGCTGACCAGCCGCGGCGGCATCCATAAAGATACCCCGACCGATCTGGTGACCCCGTACCTCTCCCTGTTCCTGGGCTTTATCGGTATCACCGACGTGAACTTTGTGTTTGCCGAAGGCGTGGCTTACGGCCCGGAAATGGCGACCAAAGCGCAGAGCGACGCCAAAGCCGCTATCGACGCGCTGGTTTCTGCATAA